The following is a genomic window from Bacteroidota bacterium.
TCTTCAAACACAAAGTCTAAAATTCCAATTGTATAAACTGCTTTTAACTCAAAATTCCAAAATCTGTCTTTATTTCTTGCCTGTTCTTGAATTGGAAAAGTTGAATAAAAAATCGTTCGGTCTTTGATCCCGAAACTTCGGGACTGCTCTGCCTTTTGAATTTCAACAATAAACTGTTCTCCTTCTGCATTTGTGCAATAAATATCAAATATTGCTCTTCTGTCGCCTACTGATATTGGTAATTTTTCATTTGGCAAATATGATAATTCGGTAATTTTTCCTTCTTGGTCTTTTAGCAGTTCATTTAAAAAATCCAATAATAAATCCTTATTGGGTTCTTCACCAAATAGTCTTTTAAAACCGTAGTCGGTAAATGGATTTA
Proteins encoded in this region:
- a CDS encoding PD-(D/E)XK nuclease family transposase, encoding MTEFKERYINPFTDYGFKRLFGEEPNKDLLLDFLNELLKDQEGKITELSYLPNEKLPISVGDRRAIFDIYCTNAEGEQFIVEIQKAEQSRSFGIKDRTIFYSTFPIQEQARNKDRFWNFELKAVYTIGILDFVFE